The sequence CAGGTCCGCCGCCCCGGTTCAGCCGCCGGATTCGCCCGCGTGGTGTACGACGACCCAGGGGGCAGCCTCGAATACCGCACCTCTGCAATGACGCTCCCCGCCAGTCGGCGCCCATGACTGGACGCCCGAACGCCGCGAGGCCTACGCCAACGACCTCGACGCGGAGCGCTCCCTGGTCGTGGTGACCGCGAAGACCAGCAGGTCGAAACCAGACAAGGACCCGGCCGCCTGGATGCCGCCCGCCCAGTCCGCAACGTGCACCTACCTCGCCGACTGGACCGCCACCAGACTCCGCTGGGGCCTGACCGCCGACGAGACCGAACACGCGGCCCTCCTCGAACTCGCCGAGCCGTGCGCCGACTCGACCGTCGAGTACGAACCCGCCACGTCGCTTGTTTCGGGGGTGGGAGACGTGCAAGCCCGGACGGCACTGCGAATGCCCAGCTCAGCGGTATGCACTGGTGAGTGTCGGATGCGCGACAGGTGTCGCGGACTGGGGCAGGGGGTCTGAGGGCTCCGCCCTCAGGTCCCGACGAGGCCGGCCGCCGCCCCGCAGACCACGGCGCCCAGGGTGCAGAGGTCGGCGAACCAGGAGATCCTGAACTTCTTCGACATCGGGGCAGTGCTTGCATGAGAGCGGTGCTGCCTGACACGCGCCTCGATGCGTTCGACCGCCCGGTCTGCGGAGCCAACGAAATTGTCGATCAAGGAGCCTCCGAAGGAGGTCGCGTGGATCTCGTGTCCCGCGCGCGTGAGGATGTTCAGCGTCCCGCCTCCGCCTCCGCCTATCCGTGCGATGTCCGCGTAAGGGACCGCATAGGTCATCAGCGGATTGATGACGACGAGGCTGTCCGTGCGCAGTGTGATACGAGAGCCGCTGACACGCTGTGTGAGGGCGACGATTCCGAGGGAGACGGCCACGCCTGACAGCGGACCTGCTGCGAAGCCCGTGGAGAAACCCGCCGCAACGAGTCCGGCTGCCACGGCCCCGAAAATGAAAGTGAGGGACCAGGAAAGGATCTTCTGAGAGATCCGCCGCAGAGTCTCGTCGGAATTTTTGCGTGACATGGGGAATACGCTCTTGCTGATCTTGATGGAGGTCCCAGGGATGCGGAGAGGACCGAACCCGCCCCTCCGCCTGGTACGGCGAAGGGGCGGGGCTCGGGTAGGTGCTGCTACTCGGGGCGGATGAGCTCCGTGACGAAGCGCATTCTATGCGCGCTGTCCAGGTCGATCTCGCCGTACCCGTGAGACGGCCACGCGACCTGGTCATCGATCCAGGGCACGGTCACGGAACGGTACGTCGCGTCCCCGCACAGCGTGGCCTCGCCGATCGGTGCCGGGAGGTCCCGGAACCGGTGCCGGATCGGCCCGTATTGCAAGGGCAGCGTCCCGATCGGCTCGGCGTTCTTACCACCGGTGAGCGGGAAGAACACCAGCCAAGGGGCTTCTGAGGTGTAGCTGTGCAGCAACAGGTACCGCACCGTCTGTCCAGGCTCCCGGCGCGCGACCCTGGCCATGCGCCAGGCGCGCCGTACACCGATGGCGACGAACCCAACCCCGATGAGGGTGATCAGAGGCAGGGTGGGGAACCAGACCGGCAGATCGTCCGGATACACCTGGATCGCGTAGATGGCCATGGCATCCATGACAAGGACGATCAGCAGGGTCTGCGCGTGCGCGGCCCTCTGCAGCCCTCGTACCCGCCACCAGGCGACCCGCCGGACATCCGCCTCCGGCCGGAGGGTCGGCTTCTCCAGCTTGCGGTAGGCGGCCTGACTGGTGGCGGCCTCGGCCATCTCCCGGTGCGAAACCGCTGTGACGTCGTCCGTCATGTGTTCTCCCAGCCTCATGTCAGCAGTAGCTCGAGCCGGTGACGGACGATATGGCGCAGGTCGCGATGCCCATGCCACCTCCGACGCCGAACTCGATTCCGCGGACGAACGGGTGGGCCCCAGGCCCCGCCCCTCCGCCTGGTCCGGCGAAGGGGCGGGGCCTGGGTGGGTCCTGCTACTCGGGGCGGATGAGCTCACTGACGAAGCGCATGTCGTGGTCGCTGCCCAGGCAAATCTCGCCGTACCCGGCGGACGGCCATACGACTTGGCCGTCGATCCAGGGCACGGTCACGGAACGGTACGTCGCGTCCCCGCACAGCGTGGCCTCGCCGACCGGAGCCGGGAGGTCGCGGTACAGGTCCCGGGTCGGCCCGTACTTCAGGGGCAGTGTCCCGATCGGCTCGGCCTCGTCACCTCCGGTGAGCGGGAAGAACACCAGCCAGGGGGCTCCCGACACGTAGCTGTGGAGCAATAGGTACCGCATGGTCCGGCCCGGCTCCTGTCGCGCGACCCTGGCCAGGTGCCGGGCGCGCCGGACTCCGGTGAGTACGAATGCCAGGACCCCCAGCGATATGAGAGGCACGAGTGCAAACCAGAACGGCCGGTCGTCGTCCGGAACCACCTGGGTCGCGTAGACCGCGAGGGCGTCCGTGCCAAGGATCGTGAGCAGGATGGGTGCGTGGGCGGTTCTTTGTAGTCCTCGCACGCGCCACCAGGCGACTCGCCGGACGTCGGCCTCCGGTCGGAGGGTCGGCTTTTCCAGCTTGCGGTAGGCGGCCTGACTTGTGGCGGCCTCGGCCATCTCCCGATAGGAGACCGTTACGACGTCGTCCGTCATGTGTTCTTCCCGCCTCATGTCAGCAGTAGCTCGGGCCGGCGATGGACGGTATGGCGCAGGTTGCGACACCCGCGCTGCCCCCGACGACGAATTCCGTACCGCGGACGAACGGATCACGGCCAGGCGCCGCGTGCCTGCCTCTTCCCGCTGCGTGGCGACCTCTGGACAGGTACTCGGTGATTCGTCCTGAGTTTACGCCCGCCTTCCAGGACATTGCGGCGGCGGCTCCGGCGCCCAGACCGACCGTGCCCATGAGCAGGTTGTTCGAGAACTGTTCTCCTGCGTAGTCCAGCCCGTGCGTCTTCAAGTCCGCCAGTGCCTTGGCGGTGATCACCACGGCGGCGGCCAGGGCACAGATCCCGAGTGAGACGAAGCAGGCCGCGAAGGCAGCAACATCGGCGATGGTCCGCCAGTTGTCACCGACCCACTGGCCGAACGCGGAGTCTCTGACGCTGCCCCAGGCGTTGCTGACGTTGTCCTTCGTGTTGTCCCAGGCGTTGCTGAAGTTGCCCTTCATCAGGCTGACCCAGACGCCGTCCTTCTTGCGCTGTTCTCGGTCCGCCTTGGCCTTGGCCTCGTCGAGGGCTTTCTGGCGGTCGTCGCGCTGCTGTGCGGCGCGCTGCTGGGCGTGGTTGTCGTCGATGAGGTAGTGGGTGGGGTTGGCCTGGTAGGCCGCGTACTTCTTCTGGGACTCGGGGTCGGACTTGGGTGTCTGCTTCCAGTTCCACTTGCCGTTGTCGTAGGTGTACCCGGCGTCCATGCCGCGGTCCTTGGCCCACTGGTTGTCACGGTCGATGCCCTCGCCGGTGGGGCCGAGCGGGCGGAGTCCGTCCGGGTCGGAGAAGGTGACCGGGGAGTTGTTGGCGTAGCTGTAGCCGTTCAGCGACTGGGGCTGGTCGAGGGCGAGGAGCGGGTCGACGCTGATGAACTGGCCGGTCGACGGGTCGTACTCGCGTGCCCCGATGTGGGTCAGACCTGTGCGCTTGTCGGCCGTGTTGCCGAGGAAGCCGCTGTCCGTGGGCCAGTCGCCGCCCGTGGTGGTGCCACGGTGAGCGCCGAACGGGGTGCTGCGGCGCTTGAGCGGAGCTTGGGTGTCGGAGGCGATCGCCAGGGATTGTGTGCCGTGGTGGTCGCCCGCGAGGTAGAACAGCTTGTGTGTGCCCGACTCATTGGTGCGGACGGCGATGGTCTGGCCGGCCGCGTCGTAGGTGCGCTTGGCCCAGGTGGTGCCGTCGGCCTTGAGGTGCAGTTCGGTGGCCCCGAGGTGGAGGACCCGCTCGCCGCTCTCGGTGGCGCGGATCAGCAGGGTGCCGTCGGCGTCGTAGAGGTAGTCGGTGTCCTTCCCGCTCTCGGTGACCTTGGTGAGCTTGCCCTCGGGCGACCAGGCGAGGTCCTGGCTGCCGGTCGTACCGGGGCGCTTGGTGGTGTTGCCGGTGGCGTCGTACGCGTAGCCGGGGGTGAACAGCGCGCAGCCGTTGCTGCTGGTGCCGGTGAGGGTATGGGGCTTCGCACCGGTGTAGCAGTAGTCGGTGGCGGTGACTCCCGCGGCGGTGTGCTGCGTCTGGCGGGTGCGCTGTCCCGCGTCGTTGTACGACCAGCTGGTCCAGTAGGGTGCTGGGCCGCCGAGGGCGGTGGCGCTGCGGGTGTCCGAGCACTTCTGCGATGACGGGGTCCAGGCCTCGGTGAGGCGGCGGTGGCCGTCGTGGGCGAAGCACTGGGTCTCGGCGGCGGCGCTGCCGCCGAGCGTGGTCGGGTCGGCGATGGAGGTGATGTTGCCGGCGTCGTCGAAGCCGTAGGTCAGGTCCTGCAGCATGTAGGGGTGCGTCTGGTCCGTGACGTGGCTGCGGGTGAGTCGGCCGGTGCCCTGTTCGTAGGTGTTGGTGACGTAGACGTTCTTGGCGCCCGAGCCGCCGGTGCCGAGTGTGAGTTGCTGCACCTGGCCCAGGGCCGAGTAGTCGGCGGCCCGCAGGTAGCCGGTGGTGCCGGTGACCGAGGTGACGTTGCCGAGGCCGTTGTAGCCGTAGTCGACGATCTCGGAGGGCAGCCCGCCGAGCGCCGGTTCGGAGCTGTTCTGCAGAGTGCCGTCGATGTTGTAGTAGCTGGTGAAGTCGACGGTCGCGGGAGCGCCTGCGGTGACGAGCGGGTCGTTCGACGGCAGCGTGAGGCGGGTTCCGGTCGGCCGGGACAGGCTGTCGTAGGCCGTGACGGACTTGGTGTACGCGGCGCCGGTCTTGCCGCCGACGTAGCGGGTCGTGCTGTCGGGCAGGCCCTTGAAAACGCCGTCGTAGGTGCGGGCGGTCAGCTGGTTGGCGTCGGTCTTGGAGCCCTTCCAGGTGCCGGTCTCGCGGCCCAGCTCGTCATAGGCGGTCACGACGGCCGTGCCACGGGCGTCCGTGGTCTTGACGGGTTGGTCGAGGGCGTCGTACGCGGTCGTCGAGGTGCCCTTGTCCGGGTCTCCGGTGGTGGTCTGGCGGCCGAACAGGTCGTAGCCGTACGTCCACTTGGCGCCGTCGGGGCCGGTGATGGACCTCTTCTTGTCGTCGAGGGTGTAGGTGTACTTCACCGAGGCGTAGCCGTTGCCGAGCGTGCCGCCGTACTGGGGGTCGGCGGGGCTGGTGGACGTGTACTCGCGGGACTCGACCATCCGTCCGCGGGCGTCGGTGATGGTACGGGTGGCCGTGCCGCCCTGGACGGCGCTGGTGGCGGTGGAGTCACCGGTGTAGCTCGTCGTGGTGGTCCATTTCTCGACGCCGTAGACGAGAAGCGTGCTGGAGACGGTGCGGCCGGCGCCGTCGAAGACGGTCTCCGTCTGCGTCGGTGCCTCGCCGTACTCTGCGCGGGTGTACGTCCCGTTCGGCAAGGTGGTGGGGTCGAAGATGTCCGTGTACGTCTCGTGGGCGTGGCCGCGCGAGTCGTAACGGGTGTCGGTCAGCAGCCGGCCGCCCTGCGGGGAGGGCGCCTGCGTCTGCAGCGGACGCAGGAGTGCGTCGTACAGCGCGTAGCTGGTGTTGTAGCTCGTGCCGTCGGCCTTGAGGGACGAGGACGCCACCCACGACGGGGCATTCGCCTGCATCCGGTAGGTGAAGGTGGTGGTCGCTGCCTGGCCCCCGCTCTTGGAGCGGTTGGGGCCCCAGACGGCGGTCAGTCGGCCGAGGGCGTCGTAGGTGCGCTCGGTCTTTTTCAGGTTCGCGTCGTAGGAGCGGACGGGGACGGCACGCCGCGGGTCGAGGAAGTCGACTGTGCGGAAGCCCTTGGCGTCGGTCTTGATGGTCCGGGTCAGTGGGCCCGCGGTGGCGGGGGTGTAGGCCGTCGACGAGGTGTGGCCTGCGGAGTCGGTGGTCGACAGGGTGCGGCCCAGGACGTCGTACGTCTCGGTGGCGAGCGTCTGCCAACTCGGCGCGCCGGTGCTGGTGTAGCTCTTGGCGCGGCCGGTCCAGGTGGCGAGGCCCTTGGTGGGGGTCTGGTCCTCGGTCCAGGTGGTGGCGTTCGGGTCGTCGTAGACGGTAGCGGTGTCGGAGAGGACGTCGCCGCGGGTGCCGGTGTCGGCGGGCAGGTCGAGGTCGGCGTCGTCGACGGTGCACTTCTCGCCCACGGTGCGGCTGCGGGAGACCAGGTCGGTCAGTCCGGCAGCGGTGTTGCGGGCGTACCAGGTGCGGGTGCAGGTCTCGTCCCCGGCGGTGCCGTACAGGCCGGAGTCGTAGACGGTGACCGGCATGCCGTAGCCGTCGAAGGTGGTCTGGACGGCCCGGCGGCGCCAGGAGTCCGAGGCGGTCAGATACGTGTAGGTGGTGGTCTGCTTTGTGCGGACGTACCGGGCGACGTGGTCGGCGGAGTCCGGTACGCCGGTCTGGCGCGCGGTCTCCTTGGACCAGGGCTGGTTCGCGGTGACCGAGATCGGCTGGGTGCCGTTGTAGACGACCTTCTCGCGCAGCTGTCCGGAGTACTGGTCGCTGTCGGTGAGGGTGGCGAGGCCGACCGAGGGAGTGGTCAGCGGTGCGAGCTTCACCGACTTGGTGGTGCCGTCCTTGTTCTTGTCGCCGTTCATGCCCTGCATGTACAGGGAGACTGTCTTGTGCTGCGGCTGAGTGGTGCCCTTCGCGCCGCTGTGGACGGTGACCTGGCGGTAGCCGCGCCAGTCGGACCAGGTGCGCTCGGCCTTCGGGGTGAAGGGGGAGTCGCTGTGGTGCCAGGCGGCGCCCGCGTAGGAGTAGGAGTTTTCGACCGTCTCGTTGTGACCGGCCGGATCGGAGGTGGTCACGGCGAGGACGCGGTACTTGTGGAACCAGTCGATGGAGGCTTCCTGTGCGCCGTTGATGTTCCAGTACTGCGGGTAGCAGTTGCGGCTGTTGGTGTCCTCGGCGGCACCGAGGACCTCGCTGCGGACGCACTCGGGTGCGGACAGGGTGACCGTGGTGATGGCGCCGGTCTCGGAGGTGACGGTGGAGATCCTGGGCCGGGTCAGCGGCAGGATGTCGTCGGTGGCGTCCACCCGGTTGGGCAGCAGCTGGTAGGTGAAGGTGACGGGAGTCACGGCCTTGGCGGTGCCGGCCTTGGCGGTGCGCTGGAGCGACTTCAGGGTCAGCACCTGATCGGAGGAATCGCCGATGTCACCTCCGTCGAGGTACTGCTGGGTGAGCTTCCAGGAGTCGACCGGATCGTAGGCGGTGGTCGAGGCGTTCCAGGTGAAGGTGTTGACGCCGGTCAGCCGCTTGCGGGAGAAGAAGGAAGGCGAGGTCGTGTAGCAGTCGGCGGCGTCCTTGGCGCAGAGCGCGTCGAAGGGGACGTCCGGCCAGTTCTCGGCGGTCGCCTCGGTCAGCGTGCCGCAGTCGGCGGCGGTGCAGCGCTCGGCGTGCGCGAACGTGACCTTCGCGTCGGCCTTGTCGGTGAACAGGGCGTCGGCGCGGAGACCGTACTGGATCTCCTTCAGGTAACCGCCGCGCGTGTAGG is a genomic window of Streptomyces sp. YPW6 containing:
- a CDS encoding RHS repeat-associated core domain-containing protein produces the protein MTFGIPAPTRPPGRTERRRARFRARPVATVLSLLLAIPAGLTPVAAAAEALGRPDVPDTRPSKVEEVSGRGAKKDRARVAKERKADGTLARKASAERRASWPSGGKATVDLVPGESGAAKPGGLPVSVSAGKNKTSAKNAGGAVEVTVLDQDASRRVGITGVLLTAAAEKPGQADLRIDYRTIASAVGGGWGGRLRLVQLPDCALTTPEKAKCRAQTPVKSANDLSAHTLTAAVSLDRADVGGVSTQSVESGSVFALTASGGSGPSASGTGNYAATPLAASSSWEAGKSSGSFSWSHDFPLPSAAAGPAPSLSLSYDSGSIDGRTATSNNQGSATGEGFSITESYVERAYGSCDKDGHSGLYDQCWKYDNASLVLNGKSSKLVKDATTGAWRLSDDDASKVIRSTGADNGDDNGEYWTVTTGDGTKYVFGLNKFDGATTQRTNSAWTVPVFGDDSGEPGYSKGSTFADRWATQAWRWNLDYVEDPYGNAATYWYTTETNHYPRNKATTANASYTRGGYLKEIQYGLRADALFTDKADAKVTFAHAERCTAADCGTLTEATAENWPDVPFDALCAKDAADCYTTSPSFFSRKRLTGVNTFTWNASTTAYDPVDSWKLTQQYLDGGDIGDSSDQVLTLKSLQRTAKAGTAKAVTPVTFTYQLLPNRVDATDDILPLTRPRISTVTSETGAITTVTLSAPECVRSEVLGAAEDTNSRNCYPQYWNINGAQEASIDWFHKYRVLAVTTSDPAGHNETVENSYSYAGAAWHHSDSPFTPKAERTWSDWRGYRQVTVHSGAKGTTQPQHKTVSLYMQGMNGDKNKDGTTKSVKLAPLTTPSVGLATLTDSDQYSGQLREKVVYNGTQPISVTANQPWSKETARQTGVPDSADHVARYVRTKQTTTYTYLTASDSWRRRAVQTTFDGYGMPVTVYDSGLYGTAGDETCTRTWYARNTAAGLTDLVSRSRTVGEKCTVDDADLDLPADTGTRGDVLSDTATVYDDPNATTWTEDQTPTKGLATWTGRAKSYTSTGAPSWQTLATETYDVLGRTLSTTDSAGHTSSTAYTPATAGPLTRTIKTDAKGFRTVDFLDPRRAVPVRSYDANLKKTERTYDALGRLTAVWGPNRSKSGGQAATTTFTYRMQANAPSWVASSSLKADGTSYNTSYALYDALLRPLQTQAPSPQGGRLLTDTRYDSRGHAHETYTDIFDPTTLPNGTYTRAEYGEAPTQTETVFDGAGRTVSSTLLVYGVEKWTTTTSYTGDSTATSAVQGGTATRTITDARGRMVESREYTSTSPADPQYGGTLGNGYASVKYTYTLDDKKRSITGPDGAKWTYGYDLFGRQTTTGDPDKGTSTTAYDALDQPVKTTDARGTAVVTAYDELGRETGTWKGSKTDANQLTARTYDGVFKGLPDSTTRYVGGKTGAAYTKSVTAYDSLSRPTGTRLTLPSNDPLVTAGAPATVDFTSYYNIDGTLQNSSEPALGGLPSEIVDYGYNGLGNVTSVTGTTGYLRAADYSALGQVQQLTLGTGGSGAKNVYVTNTYEQGTGRLTRSHVTDQTHPYMLQDLTYGFDDAGNITSIADPTTLGGSAAAETQCFAHDGHRRLTEAWTPSSQKCSDTRSATALGGPAPYWTSWSYNDAGQRTRQTQHTAAGVTATDYCYTGAKPHTLTGTSSNGCALFTPGYAYDATGNTTKRPGTTGSQDLAWSPEGKLTKVTESGKDTDYLYDADGTLLIRATESGERVLHLGATELHLKADGTTWAKRTYDAAGQTIAVRTNESGTHKLFYLAGDHHGTQSLAIASDTQAPLKRRSTPFGAHRGTTTGGDWPTDSGFLGNTADKRTGLTHIGAREYDPSTGQFISVDPLLALDQPQSLNGYSYANNSPVTFSDPDGLRPLGPTGEGIDRDNQWAKDRGMDAGYTYDNGKWNWKQTPKSDPESQKKYAAYQANPTHYLIDDNHAQQRAAQQRDDRQKALDEAKAKADREQRKKDGVWVSLMKGNFSNAWDNTKDNVSNAWGSVRDSAFGQWVGDNWRTIADVAAFAACFVSLGICALAAAVVITAKALADLKTHGLDYAGEQFSNNLLMGTVGLGAGAAAAMSWKAGVNSGRITEYLSRGRHAAGRGRHAAPGRDPFVRGTEFVVGGSAGVATCAIPSIAGPSYC